In the Brassica napus cultivar Da-Ae chromosome A7, Da-Ae, whole genome shotgun sequence genome, one interval contains:
- the LOC106358366 gene encoding PI-PLC X domain-containing protein At5g67130, whose protein sequence is MSACTNGLSRVVSVSLLLLLLSFFFSLSSACSNGNCQMLESCSSATDCVPGLYCGNCPAIGRTKPICTRGQATIPTSIINGLPFNKYTWLMTHNAFSNANQPPLPGVQRLTFFNQEDTVTNQLRNGVRGLMLDMYDFNDDIWLCHSLRGQCFNFTAFQPAVNTLREVEAFLTQNPTEIVTIIIEDYVHRPKGLSTLFANAGLDKYWFPVSKMPKRGEDWPTVTDMVQENHRLLVFTSVAAKEDEEGVAYQWRYIVENESGDPGVKRGSCPNRKESQPLNSKSSSLFLMNYFPTFPVEKDACKEHSAPLAEMVGTCLKSAGNRMPNFLAVNFYMRSDGGGVFEVLDRMNGPVICGCETLAACQPEAAFGSCKNVTLQTRAPDMDSTAGTYSGSVQFSRSLAAVAYSPNTVLVLCFSWLPLLVFLL, encoded by the exons ATGTCGGCGTGCACCAACGGCTTAAGCAGAGTCGTATCagtctctctccttcttctcctactttccttcttcttctccctttCCTCTGCTTGCTCTAATGGGAACTGCCAG ATGCTGGAATCATGCTCCTCAGCCACTGACTGTGTCCCTGGTCTATACTGTGGGAACTGTCCTGCTATTGGAAGAACTAAACCCATTTGCACTAGAGGCCAAGCCACCATCCCAACTTCCATT ATCAATGGATTGCCTTTTAACAAGTATACATGGTTGATGACTCATAATGCCTTTAGCAATGCAAATCAACCGCCTTTGCCAGGTGTTCAGAGGCTTACATTCTTCAACCAAGAAGATACTGTTACTAATCAGCTTAGA AATGGAGTTAGAGGACTAATGCTGGATATGTATGACTTCAACGACGATATCTGGCTTTGCCATTCTCTCCGAGGCCAATGCTTCAACTTCACTGCCTTT CAACCTGCAGTTAACACATTGAGGGAAGTTGAGGCGTTCTTGACTCAGAACCCAACAGAGATTGTTACCATCATCATTGAGGACTATGTGCACAGGCCCAAAGGCCTATCAACTCTGTTTGCAAACGCTGGTCTGGACAAGTACTGGTTTCCCGTTTCCAAAATGCCCAAAAGGGGAGAAGACTGGCCTACTGTGACTGACATGGTGCAAGAGAATCACAGGCTCTTGGTTTTCACTTCTGTTGCCgctaaagaagatgaagaaggcgTTGCTTATCAGTGGAGATACATTGTGGAAAACGAAT CTGGAGATCCTGGTGTGAAGCGAGGTTCTTGTCCGAACAGAAAAGAGTCACAGCCTTTGAATTCAAAAAGCTCATCTCTTTTCTTGATGAACTACTTTCCGACGTTTCCGGTAGAGAAAGATGCTTGCAAGGAACACTCAGCTCCACTTGCTGAGATGGTTGGGACTTGTCTCAAGTCAGCTGGGAACAGAATGCCAAACTTTCTCGCTGTTAACTTCTACATG AGAAGTGACGGAGGAGGCGTTTTCGAAGTTCTTGACAGAATGAATGGACCTGTTATTTGCGGTTGTGAAACTCTTGCTGCCTGCCag CCAGAAGCAGCTTTTGGTTCGTGCAAAAACGTTACTCTTCAGACAAGAGCTCCAGACATGGACTCAACTGCTGGGACCTACTCAGGTTCAGTTCAGTTCTCAAGATCCTTAGCTGCTGTTGCCTATTCACCAAACACCGTTCTTGTCTTGTGCTTCTCATGGCTTCCATTGCTGGTGTTTTTGCTATGA
- the LOC106355320 gene encoding probable E3 ubiquitin-protein ligase RHG1A, translating into MNDFSESDTPFSFEQLLYGDDWQRWDTYPSVDVNANSIEPNHSMVEMNHDGMTIDATPISMIYPMEETFEQWLQTLANGSFEIPSYEELNFTYEIGDVCIGVDVDIIEGNLKRRKYEDRSGQAEKCVICLDELKCNDEASTLACGHDFHYECIKNWLMVKNKCPLCKQQAL; encoded by the exons ATGAATGATTTTTCGGAATCAGATACTCCATTCAGCTTCGAACAGTTATTATATGGAGATGATTGGCAGAGGTGGGACACTTATCCGAGCGTTGATGTTAATGCCAACTCAATAGAGCCTAATCATTCGATGGTCGAGATGAACCATGATGGTATGACAATAGATGCTACTCCAATTTCAATGATATATCCAATG GAAGAAACATTCGAGCAGTGGTTACAGACACTGGCCAATGGATCATTTGAAATACCATCATATGAAGAACTCAACTTCACGTATGAG ATAGGAGATGTCTGCATTGGTGTAGACGTTGATATCATTGAGGGGAATCTGAAACGAAGAAAGTATGAAGATCGTTCTGGTCAAGCGGAGAAGTGTGTGATATGTCTCGATGAACTTAAGTGCAATGATGAGGCTTCTACACTGGCATGTGGGCATGATTTTCACTACGAGTGTATCAAAAACTGGCTAATGGTCAAGAACAAGTGTCCTCTTTGCAAGCAACAAGCTCTTTAA
- the LOC106355317 gene encoding transcription factor ALC-like codes for MGNSDEGDRLPAPSSSDELSSILRQVLSRTPTAQPSFSPKKIVSSAEMFNRTFPLVPGGAVSYAACAAAETGEGKCGFENKRNGAKQRNSLKRNIDAQFHNLSEKRRRSKINEKMKALQKLIPNSNKTDKASMLDEAIEYLKQLQLQFQTLAAMNGLGLNPLRLPPILPPTQTRITGTSEQGLNLETLLGGSHSMANHEPPEPTQEMCFSTTTLL; via the exons atggGTAATTCCGACGAAGGTGATCGTCTTCCtgctccatcttcttcagacgaACTCTCGAGCATTCTGCGGCAGGTACTGTCCCGTACTCCCACAGCTCAACCTTCTTTCTCACCGAAGAAAATCGTTTCCTCCGCTGAGATGTTCAACCGAACCTTCCCCCTCGTTC CCGGCGGAGCGGTTTCTTACGCCGCTTGTGCAGCCGCTGAAACTGGGGAAGGCAAATGTGGTTTCGAAAACAAG AGAAATGGAGCTAAACAGCGAAATTCATTGAAGAGAAACATTGATGCACAGTTTCACAACTTGTCTGAAAAG AGGAGGAGGAGCAAGATCAATGAGAAAATGAAAGCATTGCAGAAACTGATACCCAATTCCAACAAG ACAGATAAGGCCTCAATGCTTGATGAAGCTATAGAATATCTGAAACAGCTTCAACTTCAGTTTCAG ACGTTAGCCGCTATGAATGGTTTAGGCCTAAATCCTCTGCGATTACCACCAATTCTACCGCCTACGCAGACAAGGATCACTGGAACCTCTGAACAAGGGCTGAACCTTGAGACTCTGCTTGGTGGTTCTCACTCGATGGCTAACCATGAACCACCCGAACCAACTCAGGAAATGTGCTTTTCCACAACCACTCTGCTTTGA